From the Lathyrus oleraceus cultivar Zhongwan6 chromosome 3, CAAS_Psat_ZW6_1.0, whole genome shotgun sequence genome, the window TTTGTTTGTAAAGTTACGAAAAGCCTTATATGGTCTCAAGCATAGTTCTACAGCATGAGTTTGGTCGATTCAGTTCAGATCTTTGTGAATTTGGCATGGTCCGCAACGAAGCCGGCCATTCAGTGTTTTAAAGACCAATGCATTTATATTGTTGATTATATGGATGACATTGTTATCACAGGAAATGACCAAAGAGGCATTCATGATCTGAAGCAATATCAGATACGCAATCACTCAGAGGAAGTATGCTCTTAGAGGAATTGTTATCGTGGAATTGAAGTAGCTAAGTCAAAATCCGATACGTGATCTCTCAGAGGAAGTATGCTCTTGAGATTTTGGAGGAGACGAGCCATGAAAACATATGGCTTTCGCTTAAGCCGAAGTAAGACAATGTAAACCTATATTTATTTGTTTGGTACCTTTGGTACCTTCTATCTGTTTTGTATCTTGACTTCGGTCTTTCTTTTATTTctaatatttttaatatattatatatgtttTTGCACTTCAAAAAATAAGAGTAAGGTCAGAAAAGAAGAAGTGTTTTTAACCTAAAGGTGAAAGTTGAAGACCATATCATACCACAAGTCACCCGATTTAAATATCTTTGATTCATAATACAAAACAATGGAGAAATAGAAGGAGATGTAAATCATGGAATTAAAATTGGATGGTTGAAATGGAGAAGGACCTCAAGGGATTTTATGTGACACAAAAGTACCGCTCAAGCTAAAGGAAAAAAAAATTAACGGACGGCAGTATGACCTGCAATGTTTTACGGGACTGAATGTTGGACGGTTAAGAGCCAACACGAGAATAAAATAAACGTAGCAGAGAGGAGGATGTTGCATTGGATGTGTGGTAAGACTAGACGAAAGCACCTACGATAGAAAAGATGGTGAGGATTTTGTTGTAAGGAGTAGATCAGATGGAGAGGATTCATTTCGAACAACTTAAGGTAGAGAGAGACACATAAAAATTATAAGAGAAACTATTAAAAAAGATCTCGAGATTAATAAATTGGGTAGAAACATGGTCTTTGATAGAAGATTATGGTGTAATTTGGACCATAATTTGATCCATGTAGTTGACCCCACTTAATGGAATAAGGCTTGTTTGGTGTTGTACATTGTGAGTGTTAGACTGTTAGTTAAGAAAACACACTCATAAACATTTTCCTTAGAGTCAATAAAAGGACTCGTCCACTTTTGCTTTAATGATCTATGTATTTATTGTATAGGGTTGATATACGGTATCGTGTAATAGGAATATAATATTTTGCAGTGCTGCGTAGTTGAAACTTGAAACAAACGTTTAACAGTTGAAGATTTAGTATATATACTGGATACTTAAACAACTGCTTAGGGATACCTAAAATAATTGCTTAGAGATACTTAAATAAAGACTGCTGTGAATTGTGAATAACGTAGATCCAGTATGTCTAGCTTATATATCACTAGAAGTATATATATTTTGAAGGGGACTGAATCAAAATTCTCAATATCATTTGCCTATGCTTAGGTGATTGTTCTATAATGTTAAACTATTTTATAAATTAGCAAAGACAATGGCTATCATTATTCTCTTCTGACTCTCCAAAGCTTACCAAAAGGCACGTCAGAAGAATTTCTAGGCATCACTTTGCCGTGGTGCAATGAGTGAACATGACAACTAACAAAAGAAACTATTTAAAACAAAATATGTTATATGAGAATAGATAAAGAGTTGAAACCAAGATATGCTTCTAGAATCAAACCTTTGGAGGCCTTCTTATCAGATAAACCATTGTCCTCAATGATAAGAGGAATGTGTCTTCATTATACCGCAGGGATCTAGTTTCACCCTCAGCAGAACCACTCAAACGTGCATATCCAGGCTCATTAAAATAAGGCTGTGTATTCAAGATTAGACCTTGTATAGAGACCAGGACCTGTAAAATTGTTGAAACACCTGGGAGCCACTTCTCATTCTTATTGCCAGACCAGGTGTTAAGTAGACTAAGGCACACCTTGCCACAATTATATAAATTTGGGTTGAGCCGAAGTCCACCAGAGTGGTAGTAGACTTGCTGCATTGAAAAATGTCCCTTGAGTCAGACTTTGCATTAAAGGTTAAAAATAGTGTACATAAGAATACTGCAAGTCAGATGCGGTAATCTCAACAACATACCGGGGGTACATTGGGAAAGCCACTTGGAAAGGAAACATCAAAAAAGAAAATGCCATCATGATAAGGAGTTCCCTCTGCTCCAATAATTACAGCCCTCAACAGATCTATTCTTGATTCATAAACTCTGACAAATATTGAATCTAatagaaataaaagaaaatgtCAAAGAAACAGCTAGAGATTGTACAAAAACTCAGTAACAGGTTGCTCATTATGATATTAAAAACACAATTTACAATTATTTTACAGATTTTTGAACCTCCAGCTTCAGAACAAGTAGCTATCTCTACCAAGCAAAAGAAAGACAAAAACTATTTTATAAGGATGTACACTTAACAAATGCAGCCAAACTAATGGCCTTTGGGTTTGACAAAAACCGCCAAGGTATATTAATAACAATGAAGTCAAGCACACAATAAAAATCCTCCAGctttaaaaaaaacaaatacaaGAAGTGATATGATAAGGAAAATATTACAGCCCATTCGTGACAGAAATACTGAAAAAACAACTTTACCTGGTAAATCCTTCTCCAATAACTTCCATTCTTCCTGAATTCTTTTAACCCAATTCTTTGAATGCTGTTCAGGAAACAAATTAATGGTTAAACAATATAGTTAAGATTAAAACTGGAACAAAATacatataaaaaaaaaattaccTGTGTCGTGGAAGAATTGGTGCGAACAAAGTAATGGTCTGAAGTGTCGTCAACAGTGTCAAATTGCTTAAAGTTTTGAAATTTCTCAAGAATTTCTTCTCTGGCTTCATCAGAGATGGTCACAACAGTACACTATCAGCAGTTGTGCCATTATTTCCATCTCTTGCAGTATTGTGAACCCAAGGGTTATTGAACATTTGCGCAGGTGTGGTATGAAGAGGAACAAATGGATTGGAAAAACCTGGATAAGCTGTATAATTTGGAAATGGATTAAAATGAGAAGAATTCAACCAAGGATTTGCAAATTCAGTTCCTGGAAAATGAATTGATCCATCTACATGTCCATAGAAATTTGAATAATGTGAACTGATACTTCCAGTTCCAGCTGCTTTCTTTGCACTTTCAAGTAGTTTCCAATGAGGTGAACCACCTCCATGTGGCAGCTTCATGACCCCTGAGTTGTCTACAGAGCCATGGTTAGTTGAAGAACCAAAAAAATAAGGCTTCTTTTTACCAGAAGGTCCCAAAGACAAACTAGATGTAGATGACTCCACTCCTAATGCCAACTTTAACTTGCGTCTCCTGCTCTGTGTGGCGTCAATTATTTTCTTACTAGGGTCAACTTGAGAAAATAATTGAGAAGATAAGTGATTTTGCACACTAGAACTACCTACTACAGGTCCTTGGGTTTCAGGCTTAATAGGCTCAAATGACCATGAAGGCTGAAATAAGCCATTAACTTGAGAATGTTTAGAATCAGATTGCGGAATATGAAAGCTAGGATAGAATAAACTACTTTCAGCATTCTTAGAACTTAGATTGTATTCCTTCAACCAAGGAACAGGTGCCTCAATACCAGGAGGTATGTTTGCATTGTCAAAATGCTCCTGCAGTAAAGTATAATTATCTACATCCATATAATCATCCGGAATAATATCACAGAAGccatcatcatcatcgtcataCAAGTGGTCAGACTCATCCTCATCAATGTTGATTAAGTTATTTGATACAGAAGTATAACCATTGGAAGACTCTACCCTGCTACTTGGTCCAGATTTGTCAATCACAGGCGGATAATATATATTATCAAAGTCTTCCTGAAAATGGTTTCAAGAAAATTTTAGTCATTGTTAAAGTTAGAGACAATAATATCAATCAGCTACAAGAAAGACGTCTTATTCACAAACCATAGTTTGATGATCACCAGAACCGTTGCGAACAGATTCAGTTGTCTTCCCCTTATTACTTTCAACAATGTTTTCACCAATTAACACTAAATCTGTTGTGTCGTCATCATTGTCGATGTCGATCACATCCCGAAAAATGACCTACAGAAGAAAAATACTGTTGTGACATCCAAGAAAATAATAGACATAGAGAAACCATTAAATCTTAGAAAAACAAGAGTGCAAGGCAAGTTAGAACTAAGAGCATAGGTGTGCTTTAGATGTGTACGTAAAAGACATAAATGATATAATCCAATCAATGTCAATTTGAATATCTCCTAGTCAAAAGTAGGAAGAAAAGCAGTGCTTTGTAAATAAGTCAAATGGATATATTTACACAAGGTAAACAGGTAGTGTAACAGAAACTATCGAAACTAATTTTCAAGTGAATATTTTCAACCAACCCATGCAAATTCCTTGACCCTGATAACCAAAGTTAGTATCAGCATACATTTCACTTCACATAAAAGTGGCATTGACTACTGATAAATAACATGTCATCATCAAACAATCAGATCAATCGGTCAGGGGATGAAAATCCTCCTATGTATAATGGGGAAATAACAAAGTGTCATCTGATTGATCAATAAGAAAGAAAGTTAATGGGGGAAATGCTGGTAAAACACGCAGCCTCTCCGCTAATTGGAACAAGCAATTCAGTCCACTTTTCCCCGCTTGACAACCTTATTTACGCGTATTGCAGAATTATGTTGTCCCATTTCCGAATTCTTCTTGAATCTTAACCCATTGTAATCTTTTTTTTTATTCCGTTAAACATAGCTCTCACCATTGTTCACTCCCTCTTTAACCGCAGAGTAGTACTCATCTTTAATTTCGAATTGAATGGTATACTATTTCCCTTTCTCCCTTACTCCAAGAATAGTTCATTCAGTCTTTATCGCAATATACATTCTCAAGTGAACTAAAGACGTGCTGCAAACCGGAACATACGTCCTAAATTGCAGTTCAAAGGTGGGTTCAATGAATTCCCAACAAATGAAccaattaattttttaaaacATCAACTAGTTTTGGTACCAACAATAACCATGGATATAAGGTTAAGAAGTAAACCTAAAATAGAACAGAACCAGAAAAATAAAAGATTAGCGAGGAACGATGATACCTCTTTGTGCGGCTTGATAGTTCGCTGTGGTGGTGGAATCTCGATCACATCAGGGTCCATGAAGCTATGAGAACTGCTACCAGAATACACACTCCTACTGTGACAGAGGAAAAAAAGAGTGACTCTGTGTTTTCAATTTCAAGTGTACGTAATCGCGATCgcaagaaaaagaaaaactcaaTCAAAAAAGAAAAGCTAAACCGAAAAGAGAAGGAGAAACCGACGAGTTGGAACTCTGAAATGAATGTTCAGATAGCGAAATCGGCGGAGGCGGCTGCTCAATCGATCGACTCATCAAGAATTGTTCCGAAATTGAATAAACAAGTTGGtcagagaaaaatcagaaaaCAGGAGAATGCAAATGTCTTATGATACTGCCTTCGCGCGCTTGTGATGAAGATCAATATGGATTAAGACTACACCGTGTTTTTACTTCTCACAAACCCTTTTTTGTTTGGTTATATCTAAAAAGACACTCTTTTTCTAGTAATTTACGTTTTAGCCACTATTGTTGAGTGATAGAATCCGTTGTCTTTTTTGGCTCTTTTACTATTTCCTGTGCGGTCGGTTTTATTTCCACTCCAactaaatattttatttaaacaATCCAAAACTTTTTTTTGTCATACTGTAAATTATAAAGGTAGTTATACTTTCAGAATAATTGTTCGGACATTTTTCCATTTCGTTAATGTCCTTTTTTGCGTTAAAGTATACGCGTCTCTAACTAATTTGTATTCATTTCAAAAAACACAGATGTTTGAtttagtatatatatatatatatatatatatatatatatatatatatatatatatatatatatatatatatatatatatatatatatatatatatatatatatatgctgTTTTAAGAATTAAATATTGTTAAATGATGGGATTAATGATGGGACTCAAAATGAAGAGGCGCCTCTAACAATCGGAGAAATAGGGGAGACCGTAGTAAACACGAAGCATATGATCATAATTCATTGAGGTGTTAATCTTGCAAGTTCATCCCAATCTTTTTGCATTGAAATCTTATTTTGATCTCGTTTCATATTTTTGGTGTCATCACATAACATTGACGTCATATGTGGAAATTGACATCTAATTATCTCGAATCTCTACAAAATCGTCGTCTTTTTACATTAATTCGACAATAATCGATCAATCTCGTGAAAGTCACCTCAACAAACGCTACAATAGGCAATGTTCTAATCTTGGTAAATGGTGTGCATGAATAACCAACGAGGGAGACTCCACTCCCTCTGACAGTGAAGATTGATCTAATCTTGGTAAATGGTGTGCATGAATAACCAATTAATGTAAATTAACTCATTTTTATGGTTATGATTTATAAAAAATCAAACCATTTATCACAAAAATCATAGTGAAATTTATAATCGATTTCGAACCAATTTAAAACCGATTCTAAATGTGTTTTGATTTCAAttcaaattatttaattaaatctAAATTTCACTTCTTTTAAATTAATatcaatttttaattttaaatccttaaaacaaattttacgaggcaaatttaccgagataacccactttttcgaagaaattcccaaaataacccacttttcagcaaaattcccaaaataccccacttttaggaggaggcgccaattggattggcgacccctcttaaaaattgcaaggaggcgccaattggattggctagggcacctgccctagccaatccaattggcgcctatgtgtaatttttaagagggggcgccaatccaattggcgcctcccttaaaaaagcctcaaatgaaaaaacctccaacatgaaagttgtagatcttttcaagaaaattaatttggatataaattttgcatcatttggattttttatgagaaagttatgggcagttgaagttggacttaTGAGTTTTTCAACTATAATCTGACCcataatgtcttgcattatttcatgtgtttcttttagagttatgaaattttgtccaacataacaactgaagtagacatcttaaattttccaatgcacttggtcccacctcaaaataattaaaaatgagtgagttaggttcctgcgaagttgacctaaacttagggtttctgtcaaaacatgtgtatgtgaattttgccaaaaaggaccaacttcaagcccttctgtttgaatgataaaagcctcaaatgacaaaaccttcaacataaaagttgtagatcttttcaagataatgaatttggactaaagttttgcatcatttgcaatttttatgagaaaggtatgggcacctgaacttggactctttgacattttaactgttatctgacctataatgttttgtattattgcatgtgtctgtgttagagttatgaatttttgtccaacataacaagtgaattagacatcttaaattttccaattcacttggtcccacctcaaaataattaaaaatgagtgagttaggtccttgcgaacttgacccaaaattagggtttctgtcaaaacatgtgtatgtgaattttgccaaaagggaccaaattcaagcccttctgtttgaatgataaaagcctcaaatgataaaaccctcaacataaaagttttagatcttttcaagataatgaatttggacaaaaaaattgcatcatttgcattttttatgagaaaggtatgggcacctgaacttggactctttgacatttcaattgttatctgacctatattgttttgtattatcatatgtgtttattttagaattatgaaattttgtccaacataacaatttaagtagacatctcaatggagtttcagtcaaaacatgtgtatgtgaattttgccaaaatggagtttagacaaagaaacctaatgtttggagtttacacaaagataaatttgatataatacgaattcatattaataaaatttggattttacacaaagaatcctaatggtgatgaccgggatcacctaaccgacctccggtcccacatcccctagctaccctaacccttggccctaacccacgttgacgattctgcaccggtgtttgttcatctgatggtccaggagcgtcattacctcctacaggagaagatccgttgaggtattcagccaactcagcatagtcttcagtattcaatgatggtgtaccggcgtagctgagctcatgacccatgccagagaagttggggtgtggttgactcatggatgggcgaccgggacggttgaagggagacatgggtgacaatgatgggtctaggaaaggttggaaaggttgttggggtgtttggaagacatatggttgtgggatgttttggtattgtgatgtttggggttcttggctacggtaggtgatggggcggttagtgttttggctaaggcgactttggtagggtgatggtgtgggtgcgaagcgatgttcggtctgaggttgatggtccatttgttggtggtggtatgggggatgttcttggtattggggttgggtgaatggcatgttttggttgtatgtttgtgtgtttgtggaagggaaagtttgacggataggtggttgtgagtaaccgggctgagaatgttgttgggggttagatgttgatccttcttgtgtgtaacttgtctggcgtgggtcgtagaggtacatatcatcggtgatgaattgaaatccaaccgatctgtaccaagccatataagtacgacttggttttacctcatttggcatgactgcgtcagttaagacatggtcatgacggtgctttcacttgcgacactctgatcttgcgaaggttttccaagggttgtagttccattggtcgttcactttacgcatatgccattctcctaggctagctggggggtctgggatattctggaccataccgaactgcagcttcacacgatcgatgttgtgcatctccactgttgtgaaccgtattatcggtgtgcatgctgtccatacggctgcgtcttcagggttgacctgatgctcatgatccatattaaggtatggacgccaaatgaactgaaatgttaaagacgataggatttaaatgaatgtagaaaaagtcaacataatatgacgaattaatgaagttattttgcttacgtctgtcgatcgaaggtgatccaacaggttgcgatactgagtaatacagtgtctcggacatctgctgtaattcataccacgtgccgaccatctacaccaaaaagttaaaataaattagttatgggtactaaactgtaaggaagtaagtaaagatatagcaatttaaacaacttacttttttgcatatggaaaagtgaaggggttgttattgaccggtgctagagacggtagtcttgaccatccccatgcttgtagcaaaacagcacatccagaaaatgtagatttgtctttgtgggagtttttgcacaacgaactatagagataggctagacatgctgatccccaactgtaactacctattctatctatatgtctaagtaaaggtaagtacataatatgcatgctagaaccactaccttcgggaaataaaaaggatcctagaaacaacataatgtaacatcTAGTTTTGATTATTCaagcatcttcggtagaatgctcatctaaatataaagagggggcgccattcaaattggatgaatttataggcaaatggaggagagcataaaaaattgtgtttgcatggtgtctccacctcatttggcgaccatgtacaataataaagagggggcgccattcaaattggcgacaccatagggtacatgcatgcaaggctagttctaaatgcttggtttcgaggactgactccatgggggcgccattcaaattggcgaccatgtacaagccttaagtgtaggcgccaaaccaattAGCGCCACCGTCTACATGTATGACACGTGGCAttcttgtctcctgcatgctgaacaactcacttatggatggcttgcatgattgacacatcatctctgaccatcttaggtgtctGACACGTGTCTGTattgtctcctgcatgctgatgactagcttcttgatagcttgcatggttgacacatcatgtctgaccatcttaggtgtccgacacgtggttgtcttgtctcctgcatgctgatgactagcttcttgatagcttgcatggttgacacatcatgtctgaccatcttaggtgtctgacacgtggttgtcttgtctcctgcatgctgatgactcacttcttgcaggattgacacatcatctcagacacgtggctctctagtatcctgcatgctgaagacTCACTTCTTGATAGGTTGCCTGTCTGACACATCATCTCACACTGTCTTGCCTGATTGAAACATCATCTCAGAACTGTCTTACATGTCCGACACATGGCTATCTTGTCTCCTGCATACTGAAGActcacttcttgatagcttgcctggttgacacatcaactcacactgtcttgcaggattgacacatcatctcagacacgtggctctctagtatcctgcatgctgaagactcacttctgtcttgactagctagcatgcttgacacatcaactcacactgtcttgcatgacagacacatcaactcatgactagctagcatgcttgacacatcaactcacactgtattgcatgacagacacctcatctcagaactgacttgcatgcttgacacattatctcagagtagcttcaatgtccgacacatcatctcagaactagctagcatgtgagacactgataccatctatttaagtgtcttactatcaacatccaagacacttcactcacattcatctgcacttgcaaaatagttttcatctccaaaatgtcatcttcatcattatacagtgtcaacgttcactgcaacggtgaaacttttgagtctgagcttcatggtttttgttttagaaacactgataccattagagtcacgatgaagagaaatgcaacctttttgcatttgaaaaaaagaatacaatcctttataggatcaggtattgtgtcaaagatgacatatcaaaatcctatattttttgagaatggtcaatgcaagtttttcccccttaagatacgagacgatgaagatgttgaaaacatgtttcttagtcatgaacattcaggcatggattgtatcgagttgtacattactctacaaccatgtataccgtctcaacagtctcaactaaccgatcaggatgcagctggtgaagatgctgcagatgatgcacaatggtcagatgaactcaacccagaagcagaagtagaagtcgacgttgttgatgaagaagaagaggagactgagatacaggttgatcacatcctgaacaacgacgatgaagatgaggctcaaccaccaccaatacctcctagtcatgcctacaatcctcctcaacatatgacaaatatggatcttcacgacgatgaaacgtccgacagtgtcttctataatccgtattcgagaccagtaggcgaattaaaggtgggagacatgtttcgtaccaaagaagaatgtgtcttggcaatcaaaaaattccacatgaacaactttgctgactttacagtgaaacgcactgattctagaaggtatgttatcgaatgtcgtaacatgctttgtaagtttcgtttggctgcatcttacaagaagaaaaatgactcttgggagatcgcttcaatagacccaccacacagttgcgttgcaactaacgttgaacaagatcaccgtaaactgagcacaactttgatatgtcaagacattctgccattggtaaataaagacccatcagtgaaggtgagtataattatatcccatatccgaacaacatataattatactccatcctacaagaaagcatggattgcgaggacaaaggctgttgaacaggttttcggcaactgggaggattcattcaaggaattaccacggtttttatgggcactaaaaacttatgtcccaggaactgtggcaattctggagacagtgccagcaatgatgccagacggaacctctgctacaggtaatagaatatttcaccgtctcttttgggcatttgacccgtgcatcaaaggtttcgctttctgcaaacctctcctgcaaattgatggcaccTGGTTAT encodes:
- the LOC127129409 gene encoding probable ubiquitin-conjugating enzyme E2 25; the encoded protein is MDPDVIEIPPPQRTIKPHKEVIFRDVIDIDNDDDTTDLVLIGENIVESNKGKTTESVRNGSGDHQTMEDFDNIYYPPVIDKSGPSSRVESSNGYTSVSNNLINIDEDESDHLYDDDDDGFCDIIPDDYMDVDNYTLLQEHFDNANIPPGIEAPVPWLKEYNLSSKNAESSLFYPSFHIPQSDSKHSQVNGLFQPSWSFEPIKPETQGPVVGSSSVQNHLSSQLFSQVDPSKKIIDATQSRRRKLKLALGVESSTSSLSLGPSGKKKPYFFGSSTNHGSVDNSGVMKLPHGGGSPHWKLLESAKKAAGTGSISSHYSNFYGHVDGSIHFPGTEFANPWLNSSHFNPFPNYTAYPGFSNPFVPLHTTPAQMFNNPWCTVVTISDEAREEILEKFQNFKQFDTVDDTSDHYFVRTNSSTTQHSKNWVKRIQEEWKLLEKDLPDSIFVRVYESRIDLLRAVIIGAEGTPYHDGIFFFDVSFPSGFPNVPPQVYYHSGGLRLNPNLYNCGKVCLSLLNTWSGNKNEKWLPGVSTILQVLVSIQGLILNTQPYFNEPGYARLSGSAEGETRSLRYNEDTFLLSLRTMVYLIRRPPKSFEDFVKGHFCRRAQDILVACKAYKDGAQVGCLVKGGVQDVDQGDKSCSKEFKNSLAAYVDMLVKEFTQVGAKDCEKFLSSSTVSNKPLE